One Pseudobutyrivibrio xylanivorans genomic window, CGCCAGTCACGCTTACAAGCCTTGGTATTGCCCCGTCGCGAGATTGGCTCCTTTGGCAACACCAAGAGCTTGTCTGCTACTGGCTCATATAACTAAAATTTCCAAATCTTGTAAGAAATGCTTACTCTCCTAAATATGCTTTTTTTATTGAATCATCGTTCATTAACTCAGCGGCATTTCCTTCAAGCACGATGTTGCCTGTCTCGAGGACGTAGGCGCGGTCGGCGATGGCGAGAGCTTTTTTTGCATTCTGTTCTACAAGAAGAACTGTTGTGCCGGCTTTGGAAATTGACTGGATGATATTGAAGATTTCCTCTACGTAAATAGGCGAAAGTCCCATTGAAGGCTCATCCATAAGAATAATGCGTGGCTGACTCATAAGTGCACGTCCCATGGCAAGCATCTGCTGCTCACCACCTGAAAGAGTTCCAGCCAGCTGATTCTGACGTTCCTTCAAACGAGGAAAGCTTTCGTAAATACGCTCAAACGCATCCGCAATTTCCTTCTTGTTACTTCTAGTATATGCTCCCATTTTCAAGTTTTCAAGTACTGTTAATCCAGCAAAAACTCGGCGTCCCTCTGGAACGTGAGCCATGCCCATAGAAACAATCTTATGCCCCGGAATCTTTGTAATATCAACTCCTTCAAGCAGCACCTGCCCAGAGGTTGGTTGAAGCATACCAGAGATGGTCTGTAAGGTAGTGGTTTTGCCTGCACCATTAGCACCGATAAGTGCAATAACCTCACCTTCGTTTACCTCAAATGAAATTCCTTTCAGTGCCTGGATAACTCCATAATTTACAACTAAATTTTCTACTTTTAACATAAAACCTCTAATCCGCATTTCTCACGCCCACAATCCTTAGATGCTCTTCCGATGACTACATGTCATTCTCCAGAGCACTAAGAGATTGTATGCTAGAAATGCTCATTTATTCTCCTAAATAAGCTTTAATAACCTCTGGATTATTAAGCACATCTGATGTACGCCCCTGCGAGAGCACGCGACCAAAATTAAGTACTGTGAGCTTTTCA contains:
- a CDS encoding ABC transporter ATP-binding protein; amino-acid sequence: MLKVENLVVNYGVIQALKGISFEVNEGEVIALIGANGAGKTTTLQTISGMLQPTSGQVLLEGVDITKIPGHKIVSMGMAHVPEGRRVFAGLTVLENLKMGAYTRSNKKEIADAFERIYESFPRLKERQNQLAGTLSGGEQQMLAMGRALMSQPRIILMDEPSMGLSPIYVEEIFNIIQSISKAGTTVLLVEQNAKKALAIADRAYVLETGNIVLEGNAAELMNDDSIKKAYLGE